A single Lolium perenne isolate Kyuss_39 chromosome 6, Kyuss_2.0, whole genome shotgun sequence DNA region contains:
- the LOC127307461 gene encoding GDSL esterase/lipase At4g10955 encodes MAVERDIFGIAGPTYLKPVNWNCENNRRSVASCLVQAVYVLERDRQLSRQSVDSVAPPWWEFFHFEMIRKLVDDADLSIFGAIFEFNPPSSKEASAQDAPRFVIAFRGTITEKETISRDLSLDLHLVQNGLHKTSRFTIAMQAVQNVASVFPGSSIWLAGHSLGAGLAILTGRNMVKKGALLDSFLFNPPFAAAPIERISDERVKHGFRIARSFITAGLTIAMKGKAEGNNQRSIAEEPFNTLSSWTPYLFVNPGDHICSEYIGYFKHRKNMEDLGAGFIEKLATQNSIGDLFYKALGWESEPLHLLPSADLIVNVSPSPDFKYAHGISQWWQPELNLQCNKYRYS; translated from the exons ATGGCTGTAGAGAGAGATATCTTTGGCATCGCAGGGCCAACATATCTTAAGCCTGTTAACTG GAACTGCGAGAATAATAGGAGATCAGTGGCTTCATGTTTAGTTCAGGCTGTATATGTTTTGGAGAGAGACCGGCAACTAAGTCGTCAATCTGTTGACTCCGTGGCACCTCCTTGGTGGGAGTTCTTCCATTTTGAGATGATCCGCAAGCTTGTCGATGATGCTGACTTGTCTATATTCGGTGCAATATTTGAATTTAACCCACCTTCAAGTAAAGAAGCTTCTGCCCAGGATGCCCCTAGATTTGTCATTGCCTTCAGAGGCACCATAACTGAGAAGGAAACCATTTCTAGAGATCTTTCCCTTGACCTCCATCTTGTTCAAAATGGACTCCACAAGACCTCAAGATTTACGATTGCGATGCAAGCTGTTCAAAATGTAGCCTCAGTATTCCCTGGATCCTCCATCTGGCTAGCAGGTCATTCACTGGGTGCAGGTCTGGCCATCCTTACCGGAAGAAACATGGTTAAGAAGGGCGCTCTTCTGGATAGCTTTCTCTTTAATCCACCTTTTGCTGCTGCTCCGATAGAGAGAATCAGTGATGAGAGAGTAAAGCATGGTTTTCGCATTGCGAGAAGTTTTATTACCGCGGGACTAACTATTGCAATGAAAGGAAAAGCTGAGGGGAACAATCAGAGGTCTATTGCGGAAGAACCTTTCAACACTCTGTCATCATGGACGCCGTATCTGTTTGTTAATCCCGGCGACCATATCTGTTCAGAGTACATTGGGTACTTCAAGCATCGGAAGAACATGGAGGACCTCGGCGCAGGATTTATTGAGAAGCTCGCAACCCAAAATTCAATTGGAGATCTGTTCTACAAGGCGTTAGGGTGGGAATCAGAACCATTGCACCTTCTTCCATCTGCTGACTTGATTGTCAACGTGAGCCCTTCACCAGACTTCAAATATGCTCATGGCATCAGCCAGTGGTGGCAACCCGAGTTGAACTTGCAATGCAACAAATATCGGTACTCTTAG